Below is a window of Plasmodium gaboni strain SY75 chromosome 6, whole genome shotgun sequence DNA.
TtattacacatatatatatatatatatatatataatatatataatattattaatatgatacttcatttatttattctttaatatataacccattaatattttataacatagatgaattttttctttttttttgtttctatatataataaaattattttatttcataatattcttataatatatattttttattatacataaggttaaaaaaaaaaaatagtaatattataacaataCATATTCATgtcaaatatatatcttataatacatttttgtattattttgaaagaggtaaatatttatatgaacaaaaaaatttacctcacatataatatatatatatatatatatatttatattattagaaaaaagaaatataaaaatgagaaaaattaagctctttttatttttatttgttatatataaaatattttatattcatatttttataattttaaagTTTTAATCATTTTAAAAGTTCAACATACaattttacaaaatataaaaataaaaaaaataatacacatatatatatatataaatatatatatatatatatatatatatatatatatatttgaggaaaaatatttaaaaaaaataacattttattataatgcAAAAAGAATAAGTCTTccatatatacatatatatattaatatatattaatatatattattctatatatgtgttacattttttatgttaaCCATACAACTTATTgctttatattttacacttaatataaatttggtttattatatataaaaattaacaaaaaaaaaaaaaaaaaaaagacattttttaaaaagatatatatatatatatatatatatatatatatatatatgtatgtatgtatcTTTGTTTATTTGTCCACATGTTCGTTTATCTGATTAGATTGTGACACATTATTGATACTTATtgaatttaataaattacTAGGTAAATATTCCGTATTTATTGTACTTGAATTTGATGTTGATCTCAATTTATctatcatttttttattagaataaaaatcataattattcatttcttttattattttattacttGTATTgttacttttttttatatactGATTACATGTCatatcttcattattattattattattactattattttcattatttatattattatttacatcTTCATGActtaataaattataatatgaatcTTTAAATTGATTATGAGCATTTCTATTTACTACATTATCACTAGAATATTTTTCTGTTTccataaaatataaatgatcTGAATTTTCATATGTAACATTAACATTATCATAACTTCCATTACAATTCttgtaaatattattactatgtattatattttcattcattttatttttattttcacCTACATGTGTAGTACTCTCTATTTCATTATCTCCATTTACCTTATTTgtgttcatattattatctttatgattagtattaatatataaagcctcattttttctattatcatttaatgAGCCATCATTTTGATCATTTGATAAATCATTAACACCATTCAAATTATTTACCATATCATCTTTATTACATGTATATGTTAGAaccatatttttattaataacCTGTAGATCCTTCTTATTTGTTACAATGTTATTTTCTTGCAACATGTTGGAGGTATCACTATTGTTACatgtattattaatatttatatttacattattatgaacatttaataaatctTTGTTATCACCATTTGTTATTCCTttaacattattttttgaatcATCAAAATTATTGGATATTTCcttattatcatttataaGATGATTCATATGTGCGTTATAATATTGTTCTTTGTACATATCACTAGAATTTATATTTGCATatttattactattattattataatagttatttattaaatctgtttgattgttatatatattattagataTGTTAGCACTTCCAATATTGTTATGATTATTCAAAATGTTTGTTTTAACATTTGGATCCATATCATTCATATATCtattatcattaaaatGATCTAATCCAGACATGTTATAAGACATCATATCGGGCCTATTAGATAACGCCTCATCATAACCTctaacatttttatattccaCATTTAGATTATTAGTACcattcatataatttacatTTATTGTATTCATAGgtatataattattcatattatcatatacTGTGTTATTAACACTGTTTTCTATACCAACTACATTCACActgttattattaataatattattattattattattgttgttattattcATGTGTATTAAATCATTTGTGGAATAAGTCATGTTGGatacatataatttctccatgttcatattatttatatccTTTGAACTATTCGAATTActattttcttttataacagatacattattaatatttatattatcattcatattagCTAAACCACTCATTTCgttcttattatttaaatggaccatattattattcatttcaCCTGTTCTGTTCAAGTCGTTCATTCCATTTAGGTTATTATAAGGATTACTCAGATTGgtcatattattattgatatTTCCTACATTATTAGTTACATCATTAAAATGGATTCGATTAAccatattatttgtatctACCATATAATTTGTATCAACCATGTTACATCCATCAATTGCGTCATAAAACTTTTCCACACTATcagaattattattttgatcTATCATTATTGgattcatattatttaaattttgtATACCATTAATGTTAGAATAATTTGTTATgttattattcatatcattATAGTATGGAATATGgttcatattattcttatCTATTACGTTATGTACATCATTCATAGgagatatattattcaaattattattatgatcaGTAATATTAGCAACGTTATTTCTTTGGTTTATCACATCATCTgcattattataatttgaaatattttcataattcATCATACTTTCATAGTTTGCTACATTTTCAAgattttcttttttatttataccTCCATAATTATTCATTGTCTGGACAtcattatatgtatattcCTTACCATCAATCTTTGcattgttcatattttctaagtcaacataataattacaattactattaatattattattcatatcaGAACTAAAGGGTTCCATATGATATATAGgtttataattataagGAATATATTGTCCATTCATTTGTTCCTTTGATGATACcaattctttattattcataatattgTCCTTTTCATTATATGGCACAAGCTGGTAAGGgttactattattattattattattgttattattaccACTActgttgttattattattataattactATTACTATTTGGTATCATATTTTGATCAGTCAATTGTGggatattattattttccatTCCATCCCCTTTATTTACATTCCAACCAACAGCCAAAATATgtaatgaaaataaatttgCGAAATATTTTTGCTGCATTTCAAATTCTTTACGTGAATTTAATGGTACCTCgaaatattcataaaatcTCTGTGATTGATATTCATATGGAACTCTATAACCTCTTGGATTCTCAACAAATTCTATACAATTATTTATGAAACTAGgattattcattttatcaacattataattttctacagattttatattatatgcagaatttatatttgttaaGTTGTTCATATTTACCATATTTGGTATGTTCAtcatattcatattttctGTACTAAgattattaaatgaaagATTTTGCATTTCATTCTTACagtatatattattatttaaataatgacCATCATTATTCAACATATTGTTtgtattcatattattcattatCATATAGTTATTGTTATTCATCATATATCCATTATATTCATTctgtattatattattaccattattattaatattattattatcatcatattgtgatgatttttttttattatatgttttatctattgaatatatatattcatcattatcataaaattttgatgattttattcttcttctttttctacCTTTATTCTCTTCCAAATCTTTTACTTCTCcttcttcattttcatgaggtatatattcttctttaatatatccTGGTTCTATTCTTTCttcataattttctttatcttGTTCATTTCcaatatttttaacattatcatctatatcatttatatcttcgttatcattatttttatattttcctcttccatttttttttcttcttgtTGCTATTACACTTTTTCTTCTTCGTCTTCCTCCGACTAAAGtctcattattatttctattatcatatatattatcattaatattttcacaagtatcctttttatttttacctcttttttcttttgcACACGTAacattataatttatagtataattatcatattcaTCTTCTAACATGTTGCGATTTTTTGAAGATCTAgaattttttcttttttttttctttccATCCAAACTAGATGTAAATGCTGTATAGTTCATACCTTTTTTATCCacatttaaattataattattgttatattcTAACATgttttgtttatatttatttaaagaTGGATCATAATTGTTATTAATAGTTTTATCACCAACTGGTTGACATCCATTTGTGGATGCACCTCCATAAAGATAATCTGAATTTTCCATTttaacaaaattattatttttaacatAGTTCTGATTTCCTTCTTGATCTACTACATATGTTTTTACTAACATACcattgttattattataaagataataataatttttattttgataataattatcaaCACCATCTTCTGCATTTCTCATAGGATACTCATTTGGATTTAAATATTCTCcattcatattatcattcaACATATATTGATAATTCTGTGTATCACCTGTTACATTATCTTGAATAGTATTcgatatattattataattaacaaaatcattattcttattattttttgttattttgtatgcatttttatttgctcttttatttctattacCACTAGCGATATTATTAGCTGAACAGAACATTTCATATTGTTCACTTGGTATATAATAactattttttatattattatttaattgtgtcttcactttttttttattattattattgttattattcatcatcatcatcatcataccattattattattattattattattactattattattattgttgttgttgttgttattgttaatattattattattgttttcATTTGGATAGTTATTACATAATTCACTTTTTACTATATAAGTATTTACTAAtacatcatttttattcatttgtacatttttatcattaatatctatatcattatttatcatatatttatttccattttttGATATCATCGATTTTTCAGTTTTACataaatttctttttctagTCATTCTAGTACTTCTAgttctttttttatcattatatacATCTGTATTGAACAAAAGAtcattattcatattattatgttgTATCATGTTcttcatattattatctaaCATCATCATATTAGACATATTATTTCCCTGATACATTTCATTCATTTGATATTCCATAAGATTCATATTACACATATTAGGgttcatattattactatgatttaaataagaactattattattattattattattattgttatttatCAAATATGTCATGTTTCTTACATTTCCATCTTGTAATTCCATgacattatttatatcattttttttttttcttcttctatAACTTCTTGTTACTTTATGATTCAAAGGACTACTTGGTACTTCTCCTTTGATTGAAAATGTTTTCACaccattattattatctgtattattatcatcGTCTAAACCATTTgttatacattttatatttttattcatataaacATTAATTTTAACAACAGATTTATCAGATCTAGAAAATCTGGTACCTGTTGCTTTATGTAACAATATAGGATTAAAAATACCTTTAATCATACTTTGAGCAAATGTATCAGCTCTTTTTTGAGCTTCATCATTGCCAACTTTTTTACATGACCATCTAGCTTTCATAGGAACGCCATTCTCTAACCATTCCACCCTCCATTCTCTTTCAATTCTATCTCTAATTAATGATACATTATAAACACCTACATTTTCAAAAACACGTACTATAGGTGGTCCTTTATCAGGATATAATTGTTCAAATGTTATTCCAGATTTTAATTTCTCAATTAATTCTTTAGCTCTTAATTTTGCTTTATCATTaccatattttttatatgatattcTCTGTTCTCTAcgaatattattttcatacCATTCAACAACTAGACATCTTTCTATTTTGTCTATTAATATGACTGGTTCTTGACTACCTATATGTTCTctcattttattttgttcttcaTTATTCGCATTATTAACAAATGGAACCATCTGATTACTATTGCTGTTGAAAATGTCGttgttaatattatatgatacactatcattattattattattaataatattattattattattattatttttattatcatattgtatattattactattattattattattgttattgttgttgtattgtatattattattatcatattgcatattattattatcattgTTGCTTGtattgttcatattttcCTTTGATACAGTACCAATATTTTCATCTACTACATCCACATTATTGCTACCATCATCATCCTCgtcatttttttcttcattacTCTTCATTATATTCTCATCAACCGTATATGTACAGGTACTTGtttcttttatattctCATCAATTCCCTTCTCATTATCCTTCTTTAACTTATTACTATCACataatgatttattattcGTATCATCTAATATTATATCAGAAGAACACATATTCTTCTCCATAATATTACCATTTATTCCATCAACATTACAAGAACCAATTACTTCGTTTGATCCCTTAACTAAATTATCATCcattgtttttataaatattattacaatgaaaaaaataaaataataaaatataaaaaaaaaaaaaaaaaaaaaatgaaaaattttAAGTTACTGgttcatttatatttacactctatacataatatatatatatatatatatatatatatatatatataatatgtacatatatcttattgtattttattaatagaGAAAACACTCAAGCACATGTATGcacatataatatatatatatatatatatatatatatatattgtctattaataaatacaagagttgtaatattaagacatatgtaaatttattatacatacatatttttatatttttatagttTCCTTTGATATGCACCTCAGGCTCAAACATAGGACAGgaaacataaaaaatatagataattaaaatataattaaaaataaaattatattacaaaaaaataagactctaaaaataaggaaatactaaaaaaaaaacaacaaaaaaataacaaaaaaaataacaaaaaaaataacaaaaaaataacaaaaaaaaataacaaaaaaacaaacaaataAGAGATAAACAAACTCaagacaaaaaaaaaagcacaagttttttttaacaaaGGAACCTTATATAAGCTGCATTCTTAGAATCccttttatatatattgcACTCTCAAAAaaaacgaaaaaaaaaaaatgcagaaaaaatattttttttacaaacacctacaaaattttaaatatatatatataaaacttataaatatacatatatgcatatgcactcttatacatatataacatagaaccaaaaaaaaaaatacaaaacTAAAAGAAAACCAAACTGCACAAATCAACgggaaaaaatatatatatatatatatatatatacatatatatatatatttgtatgaattatatatgtattcTTTATAATTCACATAATCTGgataattaaatttaaaataaaaatatataaaaataataaattaacaAAAGTATAGCcaaacaaataaaataacaaacTATAAtcaaacaaataaaataacaaacaaattaacaaataaaggtcacaaaaaaaaaaaaaaaaaacaaaatgaaaatacCAAGTAGGAAAAAGAAGTGCAGAGTNNNNNNNNNNNNNNNNNNNNNNNNNNNNNNNNNNNNNNNNNNNNNNNNNNNNNNNNNNNNNNNNNNNNNNNNNNNNNNNNNNNNNNNNNNNNNNNNNNNNNNNNNNNNNNNNNNNNNNNNNNNNNNNNNNNNNNNNNNNNNNNNNNNNNNNNNNNNNNNNNNNNNNNNNNNNNNNNNNNNNNNNNNNNNNNNNNNNNNNNNNNNNNNNNNNNNNNNNNNNNNNNNNNNNNNNNNNNNNNNNNNNNNNNNNNNNNNNNNNNNNNNNNNNNNNNNNNNNNNGTACCAAACTATCGAGTCCCTGATTTGACGGATTGCCAAGTAAATAcgaaaaataaataaaaaatggaatattataaaaataataaaagtaatgTCTCGctacatattttatttaaaaagatGTAGTATCCcaatttattatatattatatattatatttattcttttttttttttttttttaatagtTAAAACCATATGTATCGAAAAAAACACCTTTAATTGTTATGAAAAAACAACTAGGACCAAAAAGAAAAGTTTTAACCTAAAAATGCCCTTggtattatatttcatcattaaaaaaatttattatcatattttaatatatatatatatataaagaaacCTAACAAACTCCTAACTGGTATcatcaaaatatatatataatatatattttatacttaatatatatttttattttattttattttttaattatttacaAAGTTTTCGAAATTtaattgatatatatatgtttatattaaatattgGAAAGGTTAAAATGGAAtacttaatatatatttttattttattttattttttaattatttacaAAGTTTTCGAAATTtaattgatatatatatgtttatattaaatattgGAAAGGTTAAAatggaatatatataaacagaataaaaaaaaaaaaaagtatatatatatatatatatatattatataatatatatgtatacaaaTTATTTATCAGTGCGAAGgttaatttaattttattatatttttataaatatatatatatgtaatcCATTTGATATGCCTActtcatattttttaaagattatatatatatatatatatatatatatatatatgttatatttaaaaagaattaaattataatataaataaatatatttatatatatatattatttcagTATTTAGTTCTAATGTATTTATGTACCTATAActatacatatttttatactaataaatatataacatatatatattaatcctttattattttttatttatttattttatttatttattttatttatttatttattttttttttgtgtttGATGCCAATGAGCCCTCTGAACGCGTCAATAATTCTAACCAACAGTAATAATTACAAAAATGCAGATGACGtatttgaatatttttctcATAAAATTAACGATGTTCATATTTCTTCTTCTGATACACATATACATGAAGAACTGTTAGGGGGGATTCTTTATATCGGTATTATATTAAGAAGAGCACAAAAGTTATCAAGtaatcataaaaatatcttAAACTGGATcgaatattataaaaattgtaatataaatgtagATTTAGTACATgttaatgaaaataaaaatgaagtCTCAACGTtagataataaatttaatcTAATGcaagaaaatttttttcacaaggatattaaaacaattcacagaaaaattatagggaaaaaaaaaataaaatatacagAACAAAATGGACATATAAATAACGGCGAtggtaataatataaatgatgatgataataatataaatgatgatgataataataaaaatgatcatgataataataaaaatgatcatgataataataaaaatgatcatgataataataaaaatgatgatgataataataaaaatgatcatgataataataataatcataatgATAAGGGTgattatgttttttttaatatggATAGAAATGATCAACATCCAAATCATCAATTAGAAAAGCTCTTCTTTGAAAAGGATTCATCTTATCTGGTACATGCCATTATGTATGTTATAGAATTACCACTATCAGTATCACAAAAATATCTTCACAAAAAACTCAACATAAAGGTTCAACTTGTAGAAAGTAAACAAACCgagaaaacaaaaaatcTGCATAATATAATTGACAAAAAAGTTTTAAGcgaattaaaaaatattatgcACGCTCCTTCATCCATACTGAATAATATTCCATGGTCATCCACATTTACGTCGAATATGCTAtacgaaaaaaaaaggagggcaaaaaaaataaagaaacATAATGACAAAATGATGAATAAAGAAAGTCATAGtgatcataataaaaatgaaaatggGGAAAACCAAAATGAACATGATGATAAgaattatgataatatttatagtgatgataataattatgatgatgaggatgattattatgatgatatGTATAGTGATGATAAcaatgataataatatacattataatgatgaggatgataattatgattctaatatttataatgaCTTTTTTTCTAATACATATGATGATGAAAGGAATCATAAAGagaatgaaaaaaaattccCACTAAATGTCAATccttataatatatacaagtcattaaataaatatgatgattatatgtttaaaaagaatataaaaaaaaatacaaaatgtattacattaaataaacaaattataGTAATTAAACctttaaatatacaatgtaaaattatagataattatttatttattcaaattgaaaatataacaaaacataatttaatacatatacatGAACTGTTTTCAAGATCTATTTCCATGaattcaaatatattcccattaaatttatatcCTGAAGATATGTATTCTATTTATTATCCTATCGTTAATTTTGTGCAAATACTTTCTTTGAAAAAcgtaaaaaataaacaaaaaaaaaaagaacaagaaaaaaaaaaaaaaataaaacaaattaaagaacaaaatgatattaCAAGTGTATtagcaaaaaaaaaatatagttTACAATCTGAAATACAAAATACAgataatgattataatgaaaacacaaatgataatataaaggTACATAATGaaacaatatataacaatgttgtagaaaattttaaaaatgatatttattcttataataataattatcatgatgataataataacaatgaGTATACtacattttcatttaataatgataaaactattatttcattatcTATAAAATGGTGTATAGATAATACATCTAATAATTTCATATGGTCACAATATTGTATGGAAGTCGAAGTACCTacacaaaatatatttaatctcgaaatttcttttgttaaagaaataaattattcatCTATTTTAATAGCTATCTTTTCTTTCTTTAATAATCATCATGAAGATATACATTTAATTATAGAAATACAAGACGATAATAATCTCTTAAACAATCATATGCAACATTCActtatttcttttaattcCTCAATCGATGTAGGCATTATACATCCACAACAAAGAAAATCAGTACGTGTCAAAATGCTGGCTATAATGCTGGGACTTCATAATATCCCCTAtgtaaaaattaaagataAACTTACaaacaaatattattttgtagATCTAGGAACCATACTGGTAACAGAATGAAGAATAAAGAgacatatattttttaaaaaatatataaatatgtaattcatatatatatatatatatatatatgtatatatgcatattagtattttttattttttattttttatttttttttggtatCGCGAGGGAAAAGAATATgtaaaaagaaaatttcCCAACAATTTCAAATAAAgaattcatttttaatttcaaagttatatatttttattatattattttaattattatatatatatatatatatatatatatatattttttttgttttgtttgtttttaaaataaaatactttttcataatgaatatatattatttattcatttatatgCTTTGCCTATTTATGTTACACGGcaaacatttttttttttgtaaaaaacatgaaaatataaataaacaaaaggatttgaaaaaaaatgagctaataaataaaataaagatgaaAACAAATGAACTTAGATATATGTTtgataatttatatgtacaaCATAAGAATATACcactttatatatttgttaaggatcataatgaagaaaaaagacatcttttaaaaaatatatttttatatggAAAATTGCATTACCTTCAAGGCTTAAATACGCCTTTCTCCAAATTctatatgttatataagaataagAAACAAATACCCTCAACgttagaaaatataaatataatataatataaataaataaatatatatatttatactaACCAAATAAggatatataataattatttttcttcacATAATAACATACCATTTGtactttctttttttttttttatgtatatataaagaataagATTGCAAAATAAAATACGGGAAGAGAAAAAATTCATAGATAATATGGACAAATCatccaaaaaaaaatacagtaactttatattttataaatatatataataatataatacacTATATAAACAACTATGAACAtaatgcatatatatatatatatatatatatatatatatatttatatatatttattttattattagttaaaaataaaattgaCAAATATACAAATTTGAATATAAACGTCAAGAAGTTATATTCAAACATAGGTTTCTTTAATGaggaaaagaaaattatatatttgaaaagaccttaatttttttttattacatatatatatatatatatatatatatatatatatatacatatatatatttttttttttttactgTACAGAAGGTAAAATTAATTCCTTAGAAAATTTCAAGGACATATAAggtttaaaaaaataaaatacaagaacaaaaacaattattatttattaaatgaatacatatatgttaGTAGGTTCCAACAATTAACACgcaacatatatatatatataattatttaaattgtctcttttttttttttttttggttgtgtttgttttgtttttttttttaaactttttataatttttataaggACATATAAggtttaaaaaaataaaatacaagaacaaaaacaattattatttattaaatgaatacatatatgttaGTAGGTTCCAACAATTAATACgcaacatatatatatatatatatatatatatatatataatgatttaaattgtctcttttttttttttttttggttgtgtttttttgtttttttttttaaactttttataatttttattgCAAAACTGTTTAATTATcttataattaatttaa
It encodes the following:
- a CDS encoding transcription factor with AP2 domain(s), whose protein sequence is MDDNLVKGSNEVIGSCNVDGINGNIMEKNMCSSDIILDDTNNKSLCDSNKLKKDNEKGIDENIKETSTCTYTVDENIMKSNEEKNDEDDDGSNNVDVVDENIGTVSKENMNNTSNNDNNNMQYDNNNIQYNNNNNNNNNSNNIQYDNKNNNNNNNIINNNNNDSVSYNINNDIFNSNSNQMVPFVNNANNEEQNKMREHIGSQEPVILIDKIERCLVVEWYENNIRREQRISYKKYGNDKAKLRAKELIEKLKSGITFEQLYPDKGPPIVRVFENVGVYNVSLIRDRIEREWRVEWLENGVPMKARWSCKKVGNDEAQKRADTFAQSMIKGIFNPILLHKATGTRFSRSDKSVVKINVYMNKNIKCITNGLDDDNNTDNNNGVKTFSIKGEVPSSPLNHKVTRSYRRRKKKNDINNVMELQDGNVRNMTYLINNNNNNNNNNSSYLNHSNNMNPNMCNMNLMEYQMNEMYQGNNMSNMMMLDNNMKNMIQHNNMNNDLLFNTDVYNDKKRTRSTRMTRKRNLCKTEKSMISKNGNKYMINNDIDINDKNVQMNKNDVLVNTYIVKSELCNNYPNENNNNNINNNNNNNNNNNSNNNNNNNNGMMMMMMNNNNNNNKKKVKTQLNNNIKNSYYIPSEQYEMFCSANNIASGNRNKRANKNAYKITKNNKNNDFVNYNNISNTIQDNVTGDTQNYQYMLNDNMNGEYLNPNEYPMRNAEDGVDNYYQNKNYYYLYNNNNGMLVKTYVVDQEGNQNYVKNNNFVKMENSDYLYGGASTNGCQPVGDKTINNNYDPSLNKYKQNMLEYNNNYNLNVDKKGMNYTAFTSSLDGKKKKRKNSRSSKNRNMLEDEYDNYTINYNVTCAKEKRGKNKKDTCENINDNIYDNRNNNETLVGGRRRRKSVIATRRKKNGRGKYKNNDNEDINDIDDNVKNIGNEQDKENYEERIEPGYIKEEYIPHENEEGEVKDLEENKGRKRRRIKSSKFYDNDEYIYSIDKTYNKKKSSQYDDNNNINNNGNNIIQNEYNGYMMNNNNYMIMNNMNTNNMLNNDGHYLNNNIYCKNEMQNLSFNNLSTENMNMMNIPNMVNMNNLTNINSAYNIKSVENYNVDKMNNPSFINNCIEFVENPRGYRVPYEYQSQRFYEYFEVPLNSRKEFEMQQKYFANLFSLHILAVGWNVNKGDGMENNNIPQLTDQNMIPNSNSNYNNNNNSSGNNNNNNNNNSNPYQLVPYNEKDNIMNNKELVSSKEQMNGQYIPYNYKPIYHMEPFSSDMNNNINSNCNYYVDLENMNNAKIDGKEYTYNDVQTMNNYGGINKKENLENVANYESMMNYENISNYNNADDVINQRNNVANITDHNNNLNNISPMNDVHNVIDKNNMNHIPYYNDMNNNITNYSNINGIQNLNNMNPIMIDQNNNSDSVEKFYDAIDGCNMVDTNYMVDTNNMVNRIHFNDVTNNVGNINNNMTNLSNPYNNLNGMNDLNRTGEMNNNMVHLNNKNEMSGLANMNDNININNVSVIKENSNSNSSKDINNMNMEKLYVSNMTYSTNDLIHMNNNNNNNNNNIINNNSVNVVGIENSVNNTVYDNMNNYIPMNTINVNYMNGTNNLNVEYKNVRGYDEALSNRPDMMSYNMSGLDHFNDNRYMNDMDPNVKTNILNNHNNIGSANISNNIYNNQTDLINNYYNNNSNKYANINSSDMYKEQYYNAHMNHLINDNKEISNNFDDSKNNVKGITNGDNKDLLNVHNNVNININNTCNNSDTSNMLQENNIVTNKKDLQVINKNMVLTYTCNKDDMVNNLNGVNDLSNDQNDGSLNDNRKNEALYINTNHKDNNMNTNKVNGDNEIESTTHVGENKNKMNENIIHSNNIYKNCNGSYDNVNVTYENSDHLYFMETEKYSSDNVVNRNAHNQFKDSYYNLLSHEDVNNNINNENNSNNNNNNEDMTCNQYIKKSNNTSNKIIKEMNNYDFYSNKKMIDKLRSTSNSSTINTEYLPSNLLNSISINNVSQSNQINEHVDK
- a CDS encoding putative mitochondrial ribosomal protein L41; translated protein: VPNYRVPDLTDCQLKPYVSKKTPLIVMKKQLGPKRKVLT